Proteins from a genomic interval of Papaver somniferum cultivar HN1 chromosome 4, ASM357369v1, whole genome shotgun sequence:
- the LOC113273358 gene encoding uncharacterized protein LOC113273358 yields the protein MEWIIGDGKLIRVWEHIWYPEQQELLVEPTDIYQRITFLEELMVKKENKWNWDEQKLTIYFGTRVGDKIKQIKINKERRDEMKWKLERSGKFTTRICPMCDKEDETLTHVFMECEFTRSVIAYLGISLDFYTNSQPDFHSWLQEWFYRGEMDILRNIAWADVMAIICWKIWKNRCDLVFKKVKLNFKSTCNNITSMVNCNRHNRDSEKLESEVQIVANTKTLVTNLLDVNINIAPSTRSDRNAGGIAVMLSDFAGKISEARCRCFEAGTEEEIEDIAASMTIQWARQLNHPHVEVESDSVKVLEAVRGQLQTVKKDIPGLYAGNEKNFLIGRMGYSSILIFMVFGLLGSAYAQLKMGFYAQSCPKAEKIIQDYVQKRAPVVAAPLLRMHFHDCFVRGCDASVLLNSTLNNQAEKDAQPNLTLRGFDFIDKVKSIVEAACPGVVSCADIISLAARDSVVAIGEPTWKVPTGRRDGRISLRSEALRNIPNPNINFATLQSNFANKGLNVKDLVLLSGAHTIGVSHCNPSFSNRLYNFTGRGDQDPSLDSKYAANLKARKCRTITDNTTISEMDPGSFKTFDLGYYKNLVKRRGLFQSDAALVTDAASKSFVTQLLQGSSSNFFAEFATSMEKMGQLGVMTGSTGEIRKKCSVIN from the exons ATGGAGTGGATAATAGGGGATGGAAAACTGATAAGGGTATGGGAGCACATTTGGTACCCAGAACAACAAGAGCTTCTTGTCGAACCAACTGATATCTACCAGAGAATTACTTTCCTAGAAGAACTGATGGTGAAAAAAGAAAACAAGTGGAACTGGGATGAACAAAAGTTAACAATATACTTTGGAACACGGGTAGGTGACAAAATTAAGCAAattaagataaataaagaaagaagGGATGAAATGAAATGGAAGCTGGAGAGAAGTGGGAAGTTCACAACCAG GATTTGCCCCATGTGTGATAAGGAGGATGAAACCCTAACTCATGTCTTCATGGAATGCGAGTTCACAAGGTCTGTGATAGCATACTTAGGGATTAGTCTAGATTTCTATACTAACAGTCAGCCCGACTTTCATAGTTGGCTACAGGAGTGGTTCTACAGAGGAGAAATGGATATCTTAAGGAACATTGCATGGGCTGATGTCATGGCAATCATATGCTGGAAGATTTGGAAAAACAGATGTGATCTGGTCTTTAAGAAAGTTAAACTGAACTTTAAATCCACATGTAACAACATAACTAGCATGGTCAACTGTAATAGACATAATAGGGATAGTGAAAAACTAGAGTCCGAAGTCCAGATTGTGGCTAATACTAAGACTCTGGTCACTAACTTACTAGATGTTAATATCAATATAGCTCCGAGTACCCGGAGTGATAGGAATGCAGGGGGGATAGCAGTAATGCTTTCTGATTTTGCAGGTAAGATCTCAGAGGCAAGATGCAGATGCTTTGAAGCAGGAACAgaggaagaaatagaagatatAGCTGCTTCCATGACGATCCAGTGGGCACGTCAACTTAATCATCCACATGTTGAAGTTGAGAGTGACAGTGTGAAAGTCCTTGAAGCAGTTAGAGGTCAATTACAAACGGTGAAAAAAGATATACCAGGATTGTATGCAGGCAACGAGAAGaattttttg ATAGGAAGAATGGGTTATTCAAGcattttaatatttatggtttttggaTTGTTAGGTTCAGCTTATGctcaattgaagatgggtttttatGCTCAAAGTTGTCCTAAAGCTGAGAAGATTATACAAGACTATGTGCAGAAACGAGCCCCCGTTGTAGCTGCACCTCTACTTAGAATGCATTTTCATGACTGTTTTGTCAGG GGTTGTGATGCATCTGTGTTATTGAACTCAACTTTGAACAATCAAGCAGAAAAAGATGCCCAACCTAACCTGACTCTCCGAGGTTTCGACTTCATTGACAAAGTGAAAAGCATAGTGGAAGCCGCATGTCCTGGTGTTGTTTCTTGTGCAGATATTATCTCTTTAGCTGCAAGGGATTCAGTTGTTGCCATA GGAGAACCAACATGGAAAGTCCCGACTGGACGACGAGATGGAAGAATCTCATTAAGGTCTGAGGCATTGAGAAACATCCCCAATCCTAATATCAACTTTGCTACCCTTCAATCAAATTTTGCTAACAAAGGGCTTAACGTGAAAGATCTTGTTTTGCTATCCG GTGCTCACACAATTGGTGTCTCTCATTGTAATCCTTCATTTTCAAACCGTCTATACAACTTTACTGGCAGAGGAGACCAAGATCCTTCACTAGACAGTAAATATGCAGCTAATTTGAAGGCAAGGAAATGCAGAACAATAACTGATAACACGACTATATCTGAGATGGACCCAGGAAGTTTCAAGACTTTTGATTTAGGTTACTACAAAAATTTGGTTAAAAGACGAGGTCTTTTCCAATCAGACGCAGCTCTCGTTACAGACGCTGCTTCAAAATCATTTGTTACTCAATTACTCCAAGGTAGTTCATCGAATTTCTTTGCAGAATTCGCCACATCCATGGAAAAAATGGGTCAACTTGGAGTTATGACTGGATCAACCGGAGAGATTCGAAAGAAATGTTCAGTTATTAATTAG